The Borrelia sp. HM sequence GATTTATACCTAAAACCACCAGATTCAGCATTTAAATTATTCTGAGGTTGCCGATTTTCTAGAAAGGATTGCTTTTCTGATAAATCTTCATCTAATTTTTTGATTTTTACATCTGAGTGATCAAAAATGGTCTTATCCAAATCAACATTTAAAGATTTATCGGATTTTCTCAAAAATGTCTTAAAAGACCATAAAGCTTGATATTCTTCATCATTAATAATATTACTTTCATGTTCATCAGACTCACTTGAATCTAAATTATTCTCAAAATCTTTATAAACTTTAATATCTTTCTTAATCTTTAAAGTACTTAAAAATGGCAAACAGGAAAAAAAACTTTCAAACAAGATTTTAAACTTAAATACTATAAAATGAAAAGAATCTAAAATAAAGCTAGCATCATTAAAAAAGACATAATTTAAATAAATCCAAATCATAAGTTCTAAAATTAAAATAAGAAAAATAAAAAAATTGCCAAGCACAACTCCAAAATTACTCAAAAACCAACGAATAAAATTAGAAGCATTTTCAAGATCAGAATTAACTTTTAACCACAATGTCAAGGTAAAAAATAAAATAACCGTATAATTCCAATTAAATATAAATCTCTTGCTAAACATATTTTTTCGATAAACATACCAATTTACAACTGGATAAAGTATAAGATAAAATGATAAAAACGAAAAAGTATTAATAAGCATCTGACCTAGAAGATTAAAAACAAAAAATATGAATATATTTCCTACAGGAGTCAAAGCTACAAAAATCGATAATAATATAACAGCTAACATAAAAAACAATAAAAATTGAAAATAATAATAAAAACTATTCATATTTTACTAAAGTTCAAAAAGCAATAAATAAAACCTACAAGTACAACCAAATAAGCTGAAAAATAATAAATCTTACTATTGTTAAGCATTTTAATAAACAAATTTATTGACAATAGACCAACTGTAAAAGCAACAATGGCTCCCAAATTCATCTCAAAAATATTAAAAAGCATATCTTCTCCAAAAAATTCCTTATGCTTTAAAAGCAAACTTCCAAGCACAACAGGAATCAAAGATAAAAAAGAAATTTCAAATGATTCTGCTCTATTAAACCCAAGCAAAACTGATGTAAAAATTGTAATGCCTGAACGAGAAATCCCTGGCATGACACTAATGCCCTGCATAACGCCAATTAAACATCCTGAAAGCAAAATATTATGCTTCAAATTGAAAATTAAAATCTTAGATTCAAGTAAAAATAATAAAATACTTGTCAAAATAAAATTAATTAAGACCAAATCAAGAGTAAACAATCTATTAAAACTTTCTATAAAAATTCCAATAAATGCTGTAAATAAAGTAATTATTAATATAAGTAATATTAATTTAAACTTATCAAGATCCAATGCAGTATTTTTTCTTAAAAAAAATTTTATAAAGATCAAAATCAGTTCTAATATTCGCCTTCTATAATAAAATATTACAACTAAAACAGTGGCAAAATGCAAGTAAATATCAAATATAATTGAAATATCAACATGCATAAAATTTTTTATAAGCAACAAATGTCCTGAGCTAGATATAGGCAAAAATTCAGTAATTCCTTGAACAAAGCCTAAAATCATAACTTTTAAAATTTTTTCCATCTAGATCTCAACAACTTCAAAACTCTTAAAAAGTAGAGAATTTCCCCATAATATACTCTATAATAAAGTCCATACCCTTACGATCATACAGAGAATCATATAATACAGCATAAACCAATATCTTTTTAATATAATTTCTAGTTTGCCCAAAAGGAATTGCTTCGACAAAAAGCTCTTTGGGTAAATGCCCATAGTCTTTTTCCCATTTTCGTACATTGCCAATACCACCATTATAGGATGCAAGCGCTTTATAAACATCCCCTACCATTCCTATTCTTTTACTTAAATAATAAGTCCCTATAATGATATTATCTTGTGGATGTTTCAAATCATAATCGTAATATTTGATCTCTTTTGAAACATCAACCGATGTTAAAGGCATAATCTGCATAAGTCC is a genomic window containing:
- a CDS encoding undecaprenyl-diphosphate phosphatase, with product MEKILKVMILGFVQGITEFLPISSSGHLLLIKNFMHVDISIIFDIYLHFATVLVVIFYYRRRILELILIFIKFFLRKNTALDLDKFKLILLILIITLFTAFIGIFIESFNRLFTLDLVLINFILTSILLFLLESKILIFNLKHNILLSGCLIGVMQGISVMPGISRSGITIFTSVLLGFNRAESFEISFLSLIPVVLGSLLLKHKEFFGEDMLFNIFEMNLGAIVAFTVGLLSINLFIKMLNNSKIYYFSAYLVVLVGFIYCFLNFSKI